In one window of Mercurialis annua linkage group LG4, ddMerAnnu1.2, whole genome shotgun sequence DNA:
- the LOC130015410 gene encoding secreted RxLR effector protein 161-like — translation MVNRSLNVETDPFRPCGENEDILGPEVPYLSAIGALMYLANCTRPDISFSVNLLARFSSAPTKRHWNGIKHILRYLRGSTDLGLFYSNDSNLKLIGYADAGYLSDPHKVKSQTGYVFTSGGTAISWRSQKQTIVATSSNHAELIALHEASRECVWLRSITQHIQESCGLPVHKSPAVLYEDNAACIAQIKEGYVKSDRTKHIPPRFFSYTQELIKNQEIDIQYVQSNNNSSDLFTNALPTAIFRKHVHNIGMRHLRNT, via the coding sequence ATGGTTAATCGATCACTGAATGTTGAAACTGATCCATTTCGTCCTTGTGGAGAAAATGAGGATATTCTTGGTCCTGAAGTACCATATCTCAGTGCAATCGGAGCACTTATGTATCTAGCTAATTGCACTCGTCCTGACATATCCTTTTCTGTCAATTTATTAGCAAGATTTAGTTCAGCTCCCACGAAGAGACATTGGAATggaatcaaacatatattacgTTATCTTCGTGGAAGCACTGATCttggtttattttattctaacgaTTCAAATCTAAAATTGATTGGTTATGCAGATGCAGGTTATTTGTCTGATCCTCATAAGGTTAAGTCTCAAACTGGATATGTATTTACAAGTGGAGGTACTGCAATTTCTTGGCGGTCACAGAAACAAACAATTGTAGCCACTTCCTCAAATCATGCTGAACTTATTGCATTACATGAAGCAAGTAGGGAATGTGTGTGGCTCAGATCAATAACACAACACATTCAAGAATCTTGTGGTCTTCCAGTCCATAAGAGTCCAGCTGTTCTATATGAAGATAATGCTGCATGTATAGCACAAATCAAGGAAGGATACGTCAAGAGTGACAGAACCAAACATATACCTCCAAGATTCTTTTCATACACTCAAGAACTTataaagaatcaagaaattgACATCCAGTATGttcaatcaaataataattcatctGATCTCTTCACGAATGCACTTCCTACAGCAATATTTAGAAAACATGTTCATAATATTGGGATGCGCCATCTGCGAAATACATGA